The following coding sequences lie in one Desulfosalsimonas propionicica genomic window:
- the panC gene encoding pantoate--beta-alanine ligase — protein MNDKEKQGATHKKETAAIKTIDDIRQMRKTAETLHAQGNTIAFVPTMGYLHEGHLSLMRKGRELADTLVASIFVNPAQFAPGEDYDAYPRDPERDAALAEQTGVDILFMPHKKDLYPEDYETYITQTHLPGHLCGRSRPTHFTGVMTIVAKLFHIVQPDYAVFGQKDYQQLAIIRKMARDLDFGIDIIGGPIVRESDGLAMSSRNKYLSPSQRQSALELYRGLEEAKKAVARGETKAAALIETVKKIISSAPETGIDYIAVCDPDTLADKKFIDRPALMALAVRVGETRLIDNIILYPQVDNPG, from the coding sequence TTGAACGATAAAGAAAAACAAGGGGCAACGCACAAAAAGGAGACCGCTGCCATTAAAACCATCGATGACATCCGGCAAATGCGGAAAACGGCTGAAACCCTGCACGCACAGGGCAACACCATTGCCTTTGTGCCGACCATGGGCTATCTGCACGAAGGCCATCTGTCTTTGATGCGCAAAGGGCGGGAACTGGCAGACACCCTTGTTGCCAGCATTTTTGTCAATCCCGCCCAGTTTGCCCCGGGCGAGGATTACGACGCCTATCCCAGGGACCCGGAAAGGGATGCAGCCCTGGCAGAGCAAACCGGGGTGGACATTTTGTTCATGCCCCATAAAAAAGATTTGTATCCCGAAGACTACGAAACCTATATCACCCAGACCCATCTGCCCGGACATCTATGCGGCAGATCCAGACCCACGCATTTCACCGGGGTGATGACCATTGTGGCCAAGCTTTTTCATATTGTACAGCCCGACTATGCGGTTTTCGGGCAAAAAGATTATCAGCAGCTGGCCATTATCCGCAAAATGGCCCGGGATCTTGATTTCGGCATCGATATTATCGGAGGCCCCATTGTCAGGGAATCCGATGGACTGGCCATGAGTTCGAGAAACAAGTACTTAAGCCCTTCCCAGCGCCAATCCGCCCTGGAGCTGTACCGCGGCCTGGAGGAGGCCAAAAAGGCCGTGGCACGAGGAGAAACAAAAGCTGCCGCCCTGATTGAAACGGTCAAAAAAATCATCAGCTCGGCCCCGGAAACAGGTATTGATTACATCGCCGTTTGCGATCCGGACACCCTGGCGGATAAAAAATTCATTGACCGGCCCGCACTGATGGCCCTGGCGGTCCGGGTGGGCGAAACCCGCCTGATTGACAATATTATTTTATATCCGCAGGTGGACAATCCGGGCTGA
- a CDS encoding DUF1015 domain-containing protein, with amino-acid sequence MAKIYPFRGVRYNRRKIEDLSLVVTPPYDVISEEEQQAYYKRHTNNAIRLDKALVTEKDDKTDNPYTRAAADFQKWRQNGVLIRDETPGFYLTTVTFPIEGKSVTRYGLIGAVQLEPFESGVILPHEETFSKVKSERLELMKACHANFSHIFSVYSDKDGLLQTLKDHIQQISPEAEFTDDSGHFHRMWRITDPKLCRQVTEAMEQRRLFIADGHHRYETALNYREWVRQNDPDFDETHPANFIMMYLCAVEDQGLIILPTHRLLPSVAAETRQHFMQQAAQYFDIEKFDRDGADPGQAVEQLDKSLHKHRNDHIIGLVMKDEPACYALVLKPGVMETLFGDEIAAPLQGLDVTVLTRLILMKLMGFDKQNLDDHSLIGYTSSHDEAVELVENGDYDMAFILNPPTNEQVRKIAEAGLTMPRKTTFYYPKAVTGQVFNQLER; translated from the coding sequence ATGGCAAAGATATACCCTTTCAGGGGCGTCCGCTATAATCGCCGCAAAATCGAAGACCTCTCACTGGTGGTTACGCCTCCATACGACGTGATTTCTGAAGAAGAGCAGCAGGCCTACTACAAACGCCATACAAACAATGCCATCCGGCTGGACAAGGCCCTGGTCACAGAAAAGGACGACAAAACCGACAACCCTTATACCCGTGCGGCCGCAGATTTTCAGAAGTGGCGGCAAAACGGGGTGCTGATCCGGGATGAAACCCCGGGCTTTTACCTCACCACGGTGACCTTTCCCATTGAAGGAAAATCCGTGACCCGTTACGGACTGATCGGGGCGGTGCAGCTTGAGCCGTTTGAATCCGGCGTGATTCTGCCCCACGAGGAGACCTTTTCCAAGGTCAAGTCCGAGCGGCTGGAACTCATGAAAGCCTGTCACGCCAATTTCAGCCATATTTTTTCGGTTTATTCAGACAAAGACGGGCTCCTCCAGACCCTGAAGGATCACATTCAGCAGATTTCCCCGGAGGCAGAATTCACTGATGACAGCGGCCATTTCCATCGCATGTGGCGGATAACCGATCCAAAACTGTGCCGGCAGGTCACAGAAGCCATGGAACAGCGGCGCCTGTTTATTGCAGACGGCCATCACCGTTATGAAACCGCCTTAAACTACAGGGAGTGGGTCAGGCAGAATGATCCGGATTTTGATGAAACCCATCCGGCCAATTTTATCATGATGTATTTGTGTGCGGTCGAAGACCAGGGCCTGATTATCCTGCCCACGCACAGGCTGCTTCCCAGCGTGGCCGCAGAGACCCGGCAGCATTTTATGCAGCAGGCAGCCCAATATTTTGACATTGAGAAATTCGACCGCGATGGAGCCGACCCCGGGCAGGCAGTAGAACAGCTTGACAAGTCCCTTCACAAACATCGAAACGACCACATCATCGGCCTGGTAATGAAAGATGAACCGGCATGTTATGCGCTGGTATTAAAGCCCGGTGTCATGGAAACCCTTTTTGGCGACGAAATCGCCGCCCCTCTGCAGGGACTGGATGTCACCGTGCTCACGCGCCTGATTTTGATGAAGCTGATGGGCTTTGACAAGCAGAACCTGGATGATCATTCCCTGATCGGTTATACAAGCAGCCATGACGAGGCTGTTGAGCTTGTGGAAAATGGTGACTACGACATGGCCTTTATCTTAAACCCGCCCACCAATGAGCAGGTTCGCAAAATTGCCGAAGCAGGCCTGACAATGCCGAGAAAAACCACTTTCTACTACCCCAAGGCGGTCACCGGCCAGGTATTTAACCAGCTTGAACGATAA
- a CDS encoding class I SAM-dependent methyltransferase, which yields MSNDIPEPVKVTKSYYDSEDADNFYYTIWGGEDLHLGIYESENDTIFEASRRTIDHMASRSRFKGQKASVIDLGGGFSGSARYLAKNYGWSAVVLNLSETENNRARKMNKEQGLDHMIDVVDGNFAEIPYPDASFELVWSQDAILHSDNRQKVLEEAHRVLKPGGEMIFTDPMQADDCPEGVLGPIYERIHLESLGSPGFYQDYAKKIGFEVIGYESLHPYLAQHYGRVLTEMEAREKELEKVVSRQYIDNMKKGLQHWVDGGNKGYLTWGVFHFRKK from the coding sequence ATGAGCAACGATATTCCGGAACCCGTAAAAGTTACAAAATCTTATTATGATAGTGAGGATGCAGATAATTTTTACTACACCATATGGGGCGGAGAGGATCTGCACCTCGGAATTTATGAGTCGGAAAACGATACGATATTCGAAGCCAGCCGTCGGACGATTGACCACATGGCTTCCAGGTCCAGGTTCAAAGGGCAGAAGGCCAGTGTCATTGACCTCGGGGGTGGCTTTTCGGGCTCTGCCCGTTATCTGGCCAAGAATTACGGCTGGAGTGCGGTGGTGCTCAATCTGAGCGAAACCGAAAACAATCGTGCCCGGAAAATGAACAAAGAGCAGGGCCTGGATCACATGATTGATGTGGTGGATGGCAATTTTGCGGAAATCCCCTATCCGGATGCCTCCTTTGAGCTGGTGTGGTCCCAGGATGCGATTTTGCACAGCGATAACCGGCAGAAGGTCCTCGAAGAGGCCCATCGGGTTTTAAAACCGGGCGGGGAGATGATTTTCACCGATCCCATGCAGGCTGATGACTGCCCTGAAGGGGTGCTGGGGCCGATATATGAACGGATTCATCTGGAGTCCCTGGGGTCTCCGGGATTTTATCAGGATTATGCAAAAAAAATCGGCTTTGAAGTTATTGGGTATGAATCTCTCCACCCTTATCTGGCCCAGCATTACGGCCGGGTTTTAACCGAGATGGAAGCCCGGGAGAAGGAACTGGAAAAGGTGGTCAGCCGGCAGTATATCGACAACATGAAAAAGGGCCTGCAGCATTGGGTCGACGGCGGCAACAAGGGCTATCTCACGTGGGGCGTGTTTCATTTCCGGAAAAAATAG
- a CDS encoding corrinoid protein, with protein MAVDLGKMADLLIAGKVEDVSGMVQEAIDEGMASQEILQSGLIAGMDVVGQRFKACEMFIPEVLRSAKAMSKGMEKLRPLLIESGATMAGTFVIGTVKGDLHDIGKNLVAMMFEGAGFKVVNLGIDLDTQVFVDAVKEHKPDLLGMSALLTTTMPKMGEVINALKEAGIRDQVKVMIGGAPVTEEFAKEIGADVYGANAGSSVDKAKEVLAA; from the coding sequence ATGGCAGTTGATTTGGGAAAAATGGCAGATTTGCTTATCGCGGGCAAGGTCGAAGACGTCTCCGGCATGGTTCAGGAGGCCATTGATGAAGGCATGGCCTCACAGGAAATTCTTCAAAGCGGGCTGATCGCCGGCATGGACGTTGTGGGCCAGCGGTTTAAGGCCTGTGAAATGTTTATTCCGGAGGTACTGCGCTCGGCCAAGGCCATGAGCAAGGGGATGGAAAAATTGCGGCCCCTGCTGATTGAAAGCGGCGCGACCATGGCCGGTACCTTTGTTATCGGCACGGTTAAGGGCGACCTGCATGATATCGGCAAGAATCTGGTGGCCATGATGTTTGAGGGCGCCGGCTTCAAGGTGGTCAATCTCGGCATTGATCTCGACACCCAGGTGTTTGTGGATGCCGTCAAGGAACACAAACCCGATCTTCTTGGAATGTCCGCGCTTCTGACCACCACCATGCCCAAGATGGGCGAGGTGATCAACGCATTAAAAGAGGCCGGCATCCGGGACCAGGTCAAGGTTATGATCGGCGGCGCACCGGTTACCGAGGAGTTTGCAAAGGAAATCGGCGCTGATGTTTACGGAGCCAATGCAGGCAGCTCTGTGGACAAGGCCAAGGAAGTGCTGGCCGCTTAA
- a CDS encoding trimethylamine methyltransferase family protein, translating to MPDMQPMNQTVQETPQFRVLTEDQIEQIYFAALDVLERVGSRVHHDEALELFRSSGEAVVGDDKRVRVPASLVERALKNYPRKITLKGRNGKRSVALQKDHVYFGTGSDLPFTYDRKTGERRRTTYKDVMDAGRIVDYLPNFDFFMSHGIVSDAPNPQTYDRHQFMAMLEGCTKPMVLTSVDGEGLEDLWKMACVFQGGEEEFRLSPMFVAYIEPISPLTNDITAVEKLLFAAEKGIPAMYTPCPSSGATAPATIAGMLVQSLAETLLAIALCHLKKPGMPLIMGGVTTVMDMRTTTYSYGAPEMSLASAANTDVSKWLNLIMFSTGGCSDSKCLDEQAAIESTISNLTAYLSGANLVHDVGYIDSGVNASLESLVMNDEIIGMVRQMGKGVRTDEEYLALKEIDEVGPGGEYVTHDHTYEHWREWFLPKLMDRSDWETWNNEGAKSMSDRVNEETQRILDTHEPLPIDDDARKALKEIIDAAEKRHSK from the coding sequence ATGCCAGATATGCAACCGATGAATCAGACCGTGCAGGAAACCCCGCAGTTTCGGGTCCTGACCGAAGACCAGATCGAGCAGATTTATTTTGCCGCCCTGGATGTCCTCGAGCGGGTCGGTTCCCGGGTTCACCACGACGAAGCCCTTGAACTGTTTCGCAGCAGCGGCGAGGCTGTGGTCGGAGATGACAAGCGCGTGCGCGTGCCGGCCTCCCTTGTGGAGCGGGCATTGAAAAATTATCCGCGCAAAATCACGCTTAAAGGCAGAAACGGTAAACGTTCCGTGGCCCTGCAAAAGGATCATGTCTACTTTGGTACGGGCTCGGATCTGCCCTTTACCTACGACCGCAAAACCGGAGAACGCCGGCGAACCACTTATAAGGACGTGATGGATGCCGGCCGTATTGTGGATTATCTGCCCAATTTCGATTTTTTTATGTCTCACGGCATTGTCAGCGATGCCCCCAATCCCCAGACCTACGACCGGCACCAGTTCATGGCCATGCTCGAAGGCTGCACAAAGCCCATGGTGCTTACCAGCGTGGACGGCGAAGGCCTTGAGGACTTGTGGAAAATGGCCTGTGTGTTTCAGGGCGGCGAAGAGGAGTTTCGTTTGAGCCCCATGTTTGTGGCCTATATTGAACCCATTTCTCCGCTGACAAATGATATTACCGCAGTGGAAAAACTTTTGTTTGCCGCGGAAAAGGGAATTCCGGCCATGTATACGCCGTGTCCCAGCTCAGGTGCTACAGCTCCGGCCACCATTGCCGGCATGCTGGTTCAGTCCCTGGCTGAAACCTTGCTGGCCATTGCGCTGTGCCATCTGAAAAAACCCGGTATGCCGCTGATCATGGGCGGGGTCACCACGGTCATGGACATGCGCACCACCACCTATTCCTATGGTGCGCCTGAAATGTCGCTGGCCTCTGCGGCCAATACAGACGTTTCCAAGTGGCTCAACCTGATCATGTTTTCCACCGGCGGGTGCTCGGATTCCAAGTGCCTTGATGAGCAGGCGGCCATTGAGTCGACCATCAGCAACCTGACCGCCTATCTTTCCGGGGCCAATCTGGTCCACGACGTTGGTTATATTGATTCCGGCGTGAACGCCTCCCTGGAAAGTCTTGTGATGAATGATGAGATCATCGGGATGGTTCGCCAGATGGGCAAGGGCGTGAGAACCGATGAGGAATATCTGGCCCTGAAGGAAATTGATGAAGTGGGCCCGGGCGGCGAGTATGTCACCCATGACCACACTTACGAGCACTGGCGCGAGTGGTTTTTGCCAAAACTCATGGACCGCTCTGACTGGGAGACCTGGAACAACGAAGGGGCCAAGAGCATGTCGGACCGGGTCAATGAGGAAACCCAGCGGATCCTGGATACCCATGAGCCACTGCCCATTGATGACGATGCCAGAAAAGCGCTCAAGGAAATCATTGATGCGGCTGAAAAGCGCCATTCCAAGTAA
- a CDS encoding trimethylamine methyltransferase family protein gives MTFRTNYTVNRTPRFSLLSEDQKARMFRGVIKTLNDTGANVHHEGVRELLAKNRCKVDGKRVRIPPEVVRDALASVPPTTTIYSWDGDEEMCYVEPGRSYFGPGPTPPNFIDTDTLERRPYQRKDATIVARVCDALPNIGYVQSLGSIDDVTHALSDVYEFADMIQNTRKVIMNWAFSVENVMDEHRIGIVMAGGEEAFKRHPNFIHYSEPISPLTSDFDAIGKCYYCAEHRIPQVYTPCCIGGATVPATHAGQLIVAMSESMVGVVVSQLLNPGTCILIGGVQSILDMRRTIYSYGAPELSIMSAAYTELLNYVGLPMYSTSGCTDTKKMDIQSAIEAAYSIHTAMMSGANFVHDNGYTESGITGDVFQTVMDDEIIGMSRLICGGVEVNEETLAVEEICNVGPGGHYLYEDHTMKWFRKHYQPSLMDRNSYEDWDAQGRLTMKDRIVKKTRDIIENHEGPVSRVPEDAKKDIQKILDSAEERVRSK, from the coding sequence ATGACCTTCAGGACTAACTATACAGTAAACAGGACTCCACGGTTTTCGCTGCTTTCAGAGGATCAGAAAGCGCGGATGTTCCGCGGGGTGATCAAGACATTAAACGATACCGGTGCAAACGTTCACCATGAAGGTGTCCGTGAGCTGCTGGCCAAAAACCGCTGTAAAGTAGACGGCAAGCGGGTGCGGATTCCGCCGGAAGTCGTGCGCGACGCCCTGGCCTCTGTTCCGCCCACAACAACCATTTACAGCTGGGACGGCGATGAGGAAATGTGCTATGTGGAGCCGGGAAGAAGCTATTTCGGACCCGGGCCCACGCCGCCCAATTTCATTGACACCGATACCCTGGAGCGCCGGCCCTATCAGCGCAAAGATGCCACCATTGTGGCCCGGGTTTGTGATGCGCTGCCCAACATCGGCTACGTTCAGTCTTTGGGCTCCATTGATGACGTCACCCATGCGCTTTCAGATGTGTATGAATTTGCCGACATGATTCAAAACACCCGCAAGGTGATTATGAACTGGGCCTTCAGCGTGGAAAACGTCATGGACGAACACCGTATCGGCATTGTCATGGCCGGCGGGGAGGAGGCCTTTAAAAGGCATCCCAACTTCATTCACTACAGCGAGCCCATCAGCCCGCTAACAAGTGATTTTGATGCCATTGGAAAATGTTATTACTGCGCCGAGCACCGGATCCCTCAGGTGTATACGCCGTGCTGCATTGGCGGCGCCACCGTGCCGGCCACCCATGCCGGACAGCTCATTGTTGCCATGTCTGAATCCATGGTGGGCGTGGTGGTCTCCCAGTTGCTCAATCCGGGTACTTGTATTCTGATCGGCGGTGTGCAGTCCATTCTTGACATGCGGCGGACCATTTATTCCTACGGCGCACCTGAGCTATCCATCATGAGCGCGGCATACACCGAACTGCTCAATTATGTGGGCCTTCCCATGTATTCCACCTCCGGGTGCACGGACACCAAGAAAATGGATATTCAGTCAGCCATTGAAGCGGCTTATTCCATCCACACCGCCATGATGTCAGGGGCCAATTTTGTCCATGACAACGGGTATACCGAGTCGGGCATTACCGGCGATGTCTTCCAGACAGTTATGGACGATGAGATCATCGGCATGAGCCGGTTGATCTGCGGCGGCGTCGAGGTCAATGAAGAAACCCTGGCAGTGGAGGAAATCTGCAACGTGGGCCCGGGCGGTCATTACCTCTACGAGGACCACACCATGAAATGGTTCCGCAAGCACTATCAGCCCTCCCTCATGGACCGAAACTCCTACGAGGACTGGGATGCTCAGGGACGCTTGACCATGAAGGACCGGATTGTCAAAAAGACCCGGGATATCATTGAAAATCACGAGGGTCCCGTGTCCCGTGTGCCCGAAGATGCGAAAAAGGATATCCAGAAGATCCTGGACTCCGCCGAGGAACGGGTGCGTTCCAAATAA
- a CDS encoding hydantoinase/oxoprolinase N-terminal domain-containing protein, producing MKTKQPFDPGAGRRGLGSGKEKQANYVVGIDTGGTYTDGVLMDYRSREVLASGKTLTTREDLAGGVVSVLKMLKIKDPSRVKLVGISSTLATNSVAEGKARDVGLILIGYDRELVASFGLEEKLSTPYFEFFAGGHSAQGEEQAPVDLDGIRAWVAENKDKVDAFAISSYFSPLNPSHEESAFQEVRDVCKHPVVLGHQLSTQLDSVKRAATASLNASLVAVMHEFIEAVKASLKNRDIHAPLMIVKGDGSLMPYTEAVEKPVETVLSGPAASAIGGLFFSGHSNALMIDVGGTTTDMALIEQGQVTVSDAGARVGEIETAVKAARIRTACVGCDSRISFGQGGRVEIGPDRVVPLCRLASRYSQVREAVMGLTLKDSIHWKISDIEFWFLHKSVDPEKMGISEHRHIQLINLLNQGPASVTAILEALGVHHRLQVKAEPLFRQGLIEQATLTPTDLLHINGQMDTWDREVARQAMLCACDIFSRDPKTFVSQTLDQIISMMVEEAVVFLAGQEKGADLPDTVDGHWGRWLLEESIRGKNAHLSVNISCRFPIIGIGAPAGIFVKRVAETLKAPFVLPAHAHVANAAGAVAGSVVAEKEAILYAQEAGESHCFIVQIGDRRTRFNEYEEALSHARKKVDKMAREVAEGAGANDPQVKVRVVTEGALERIQARAVGNPRLSEEFGE from the coding sequence ATGAAAACGAAGCAGCCATTTGATCCCGGAGCCGGGCGGCGTGGGCTTGGTTCCGGCAAGGAAAAACAGGCAAACTATGTTGTAGGCATTGACACCGGCGGCACCTATACGGACGGGGTTCTTATGGATTACCGGTCCCGCGAGGTGCTGGCCTCGGGCAAGACCCTGACCACCCGCGAGGATCTGGCCGGCGGCGTTGTTTCCGTGCTCAAAATGCTCAAGATCAAGGACCCTTCCCGGGTGAAACTGGTGGGCATTTCCTCAACCCTTGCCACCAATTCCGTTGCCGAGGGAAAGGCCCGGGATGTGGGCCTCATCTTAATCGGTTATGACCGGGAACTGGTGGCCTCCTTTGGCTTGGAGGAAAAACTTTCAACTCCGTATTTTGAATTTTTTGCCGGCGGCCATTCCGCCCAGGGCGAAGAGCAGGCTCCCGTGGATCTCGACGGCATCCGGGCCTGGGTGGCGGAAAACAAGGATAAGGTGGATGCATTTGCCATATCCAGTTATTTCAGTCCATTAAATCCTTCCCATGAGGAGTCCGCCTTCCAGGAAGTCCGGGATGTGTGTAAGCATCCGGTGGTGCTGGGCCATCAGCTCTCCACCCAGCTCGATTCGGTAAAGCGGGCGGCCACGGCCAGTTTAAACGCCTCGCTGGTGGCGGTGATGCATGAGTTTATCGAAGCGGTGAAGGCGTCTTTGAAAAATCGCGATATCCATGCCCCCCTGATGATTGTCAAGGGCGACGGCTCTTTGATGCCTTATACCGAGGCGGTGGAAAAGCCTGTGGAAACCGTGCTGTCCGGACCTGCGGCCAGCGCTATCGGCGGACTGTTTTTCTCCGGTCACAGCAATGCCCTGATGATCGATGTGGGCGGGACAACCACGGATATGGCCCTGATTGAACAGGGCCAGGTCACGGTATCAGATGCCGGCGCCCGGGTTGGCGAGATTGAAACCGCGGTCAAGGCTGCCCGGATCCGGACAGCCTGCGTGGGCTGTGACAGCCGGATTTCCTTTGGCCAGGGCGGCCGGGTGGAAATCGGACCGGACCGGGTGGTGCCGCTTTGCCGGCTGGCCTCCCGATACAGCCAGGTCCGCGAAGCGGTGATGGGCTTAACGTTAAAAGACAGCATCCACTGGAAAATTTCAGACATTGAGTTCTGGTTTTTGCATAAATCCGTTGATCCGGAAAAGATGGGCATTTCCGAGCACCGTCATATCCAGCTGATCAATCTGCTCAACCAGGGTCCGGCAAGTGTTACCGCCATACTCGAGGCTCTCGGGGTGCACCACCGCTTGCAGGTCAAGGCAGAGCCGCTGTTTCGCCAGGGCCTGATCGAACAGGCCACGCTGACGCCCACCGATCTTTTGCATATCAATGGTCAGATGGATACATGGGACAGAGAAGTGGCCCGCCAGGCCATGCTCTGCGCCTGTGACATATTCAGCCGGGATCCGAAAACCTTTGTCAGTCAGACTTTGGATCAGATCATTTCCATGATGGTGGAAGAAGCCGTTGTATTTCTTGCCGGCCAGGAAAAGGGGGCGGATCTGCCTGATACGGTTGACGGGCATTGGGGCAGATGGCTGCTGGAGGAATCCATCCGGGGCAAAAACGCACATTTATCGGTCAATATCTCCTGCCGGTTTCCAATCATCGGTATCGGCGCGCCGGCCGGGATTTTCGTCAAGCGGGTGGCCGAAACACTGAAGGCCCCGTTTGTCCTGCCGGCCCATGCCCACGTGGCCAATGCCGCAGGCGCAGTGGCCGGATCGGTGGTGGCGGAAAAAGAAGCCATTCTATACGCTCAGGAGGCCGGGGAGAGCCATTGTTTTATTGTTCAGATCGGAGATCGGCGGACGCGTTTTAATGAATACGAAGAGGCCTTGTCCCATGCGCGTAAAAAAGTGGACAAAATGGCCAGGGAAGTGGCCGAAGGCGCCGGGGCCAACGATCCCCAGGTAAAGGTGCGGGTTGTCACCGAAGGCGCCCTGGAGCGGATTCAGGCCCGGGCCGTGGGAAATCCGCGCCTTTCAGAGGAGTTCGGCGAATAA
- a CDS encoding aminoacyl-tRNA deacylase: MTLEQKIVQLLEAQGISYKITKHEPVYTNPAMAGALGVTEGETVKSLVLETKEDEMIVMVLPGDRKVDWKAAASAAGTKKVSFARPEAVSRSVGCEVGCVPPFGHGLPVYMDKALLEKDRVYFNPGVHHKSFSIAGSSLKSLCRPSLL; the protein is encoded by the coding sequence ATGACCCTTGAACAAAAAATTGTCCAATTGCTTGAAGCCCAGGGGATTTCATATAAAATCACAAAGCATGAACCGGTTTATACCAATCCGGCCATGGCCGGGGCCCTTGGCGTAACCGAGGGGGAAACCGTCAAATCGCTTGTGCTGGAAACAAAAGAAGACGAGATGATTGTCATGGTCCTGCCTGGTGACCGGAAGGTGGACTGGAAGGCAGCGGCGTCTGCGGCCGGCACCAAAAAAGTCTCTTTTGCCAGGCCCGAGGCGGTCAGCCGCAGCGTGGGCTGCGAAGTGGGATGCGTGCCGCCGTTTGGGCACGGGCTTCCGGTTTATATGGACAAGGCCCTTTTGGAAAAAGACCGGGTCTATTTTAATCCCGGCGTGCATCACAAATCATTTTCAATCGCCGGCAGCAGTTTGAAAAGCCTGTGCCGGCCAAGTCTGTTATAA
- a CDS encoding glycine cleavage system protein R produces MNQEYIISAVGKNVPGIVAKVSRAVYESGCNFEDSRMNLLGNHFALMVLVTAGDKKAQQALSDACESLDKEPDLNVILFEVEGGRKSEFATEANYEIRVKGIDRMGIVYRTSQLLASRNINIMELETRVETGKNGKPMFTMRTSVAVPREVDGESLRKDLKFLAEEIPETISLTRI; encoded by the coding sequence ATGAACCAGGAATACATCATATCCGCAGTGGGAAAAAACGTTCCCGGCATTGTGGCCAAGGTTTCCCGGGCCGTCTATGAAAGCGGGTGCAATTTTGAAGACTCCCGTATGAACCTGCTGGGCAATCATTTCGCTCTCATGGTGCTGGTCACGGCCGGAGATAAAAAGGCGCAACAGGCGCTTTCCGATGCCTGTGAAAGCCTCGACAAGGAGCCGGATCTCAATGTGATCCTTTTTGAGGTGGAAGGCGGGCGCAAGAGCGAATTTGCCACGGAAGCCAATTATGAAATCCGTGTCAAGGGCATTGACCGCATGGGCATTGTCTACCGGACCTCTCAACTGCTGGCCTCCCGGAACATCAACATCATGGAGCTGGAAACCCGGGTGGAAACCGGCAAGAACGGAAAACCCATGTTTACCATGCGCACCAGTGTGGCGGTTCCCAGGGAAGTCGACGGGGAGTCATTGCGCAAGGATCTGAAATTTCTTGCCGAGGAAATCCCGGAAACCATTTCTCTGACGCGGATTTAG